Proteins found in one Sesamum indicum chloroplast, complete genome genomic segment:
- the rpl23 gene encoding ribosomal protein L23 has product MDGIKYAVFTDKSIRLLGKNQYTSNVESGSTRTELKHWVELFFGVKVIAMNSHRLPGKGRRMGPIMGHTMHYRRMIITLQPGYSIPPLIRKKRT; this is encoded by the coding sequence ATGGATGGAATCAAATATGCAGTATTTACAGACAAAAGTATTCGGTTATTGGGGAAAAATCAATATACTTCTAATGTCGAATCAGGATCAACTAGGACAGAACTAAAGCATTGGGTCGAACTCTTCTTTGGTGTCAAGGTAATAGCTATGAATAGTCATCGACTTCCGGGAAAGGGTAGAAGAATGGGACCTATTATGGGACATACAATGCATTACAGACGTATGATCATTACGCTTCAACCGGGTTATTCTATTCCACCTCTTATTAGAAAGAAAAGAACTTAA